The Streptomyces laurentii genome contains a region encoding:
- a CDS encoding hypothetical protein (identified by MetaGeneAnnotator; putative;~sequence version:1), with product MAKITYKHPDGTVTAVDADAPNTVMRAAKLNNVDGIEAQCGGSAQCGTCHVYIDPANTLPLPEMDSVEDDVLYGTACERTELSRLSCQLPISDALDGLLVHLPEAQS from the coding sequence ATGGCCAAGATCACCTACAAGCACCCCGACGGCACCGTCACCGCCGTCGACGCCGACGCCCCGAACACGGTCATGCGCGCGGCGAAGCTCAACAACGTCGACGGCATCGAGGCCCAGTGCGGCGGCTCCGCCCAGTGCGGCACGTGCCATGTGTACATCGATCCCGCGAACACGCTTCCGCTGCCGGAGATGGACTCGGTCGAGGACGACGTGCTGTACGGCACGGCCTGCGAGCGGACCGAACTCAGCAGACTGAGCTGCCAGTTGCCGATCTCGGACGCGCTCGACGGCCTGCTGGTCCACCTGCCCGAGGCGCAGAGCTGA
- a CDS encoding transmembrane anti-sigma factor (identified by MetaGeneAnnotator; putative;~sequence version:1) produces the protein MERVWIVVRVQTMGGAVVGAAGSLRCVVGGYAGAIPGSSAALGRTETLAV, from the coding sequence GTGGAGCGCGTCTGGATCGTGGTGCGGGTTCAGACGATGGGGGGTGCGGTCGTGGGGGCGGCGGGCTCGCTGAGGTGTGTGGTGGGTGGGTACGCGGGGGCCATTCCGGGGTCCAGTGCTGCTCTAGGACGCACCGAGACGCTGGCCGTCTGA